The Aphis gossypii isolate Hap1 unplaced genomic scaffold, ASM2018417v2 Contig00252, whole genome shotgun sequence DNA segment tacataataaaatcatataaaatatataataattgttaattactaACTTAGATAACATGATGGACATTAACAAATTGcataattctaaaatagtattaaataaataaaaaatttaaaaataagtatttaaaaattcaaatatattatttttctgaattactattatgtataattaggtacctatttattttacattattcctAAATTGTGTAGCTGTAAAATGTATCGCCTGtcacttaaaatatgttagtacttaatataatgaaaaagtaCGTTCAACGTCTACACTAATTGTTGTcagtacatatttaaaataatttaaacattttggcgttatatctaaattaacattttgatttccAGCCGCATAACCTCAGAGTAAGTTTCatagttgtataatgtatatcctttattttttttctataggacatatttaaattaatctttaaCTATGTTCCCATTGGGACTTGGAATAttcgtcaaaatattttcaatttcacaaaatatattttaactattatgtaattggctatttgatttttctaaaCTTGTGAGTTTTACGGATaacttgataaataaaattttaaaaatgcaaaacgaattaataattagtcatTTTTCTCATGAAAATCACGTCAACAATAATCtacaaaaatcacaaaaattgcAAAAGGGTGTAAGAAAgtagtatagttatattataatatatcgatatACTAGCCTGCTATAGTCATAcggaagtaaaatattaaatatggttgtgattgtaatatattttatataaaaattgtacgaGATAGATcgcatactattttaaaaacatacagtAGGTATAGACGAGTATAGACCACACCAGTACTGACCcatatatagtaggtaggtcGTAGGTAGGCAGGACAAACCCGCTGCAAGGCAGATTATCCCATGGTTCAAGAGTTGCCTATATGTTACtccttatgaaaaatatatttcccaAATTTCAGTTTCCTATGTTATATCTTTCCAGTTAAATACTTTCCTGAGAAATATtttccttaattttaattgtctcTGTAATACATTTCCAGTTAAAAACTGTcctgaattaaatttttttgttttatatcttTCCAGTTAAATACTTTcccgaaaaatattttccagaattatattttcctaTGTAATATCATTCCAGTTCAATACTTTCTTAAGAAATTTTTTCCTGAACTTAATTTTCCCACGTAATACCCTTTCAGAGAATAATTtcctgaaatttattttcctgaataatattttccccAAAATATCTTTCCCGAATATCAGTTTCCTGTGTAATAATTTTCCTGGTTATActttactgtatattattgttcctGTTAAATGTATTCCCGGATTTTACTTTCTCGATTTATGCGGCATTTATTGTATCACAGTTGTAACTCGTGTGTAGAAGAAggaacttttttaaataatcgtatGTCATATTCAGGTATAAATTCTGAATTAAGAACAAATGAATCATTTCGTAGTAAAAAAGATGAAGATTATCATAAAGGTACCAGCCCTTTAGAAATGTTTCCCGATTTAAACATAACAGATGCTGTATTGTTAGAATATATGCATTGTGTGTGCTTAGGTGTGATGAAGcgattactaatattttggaaaaaaggaaaaaaaacaactcattTTATTAACGATGATATTGCAAATGAAATATCATCAGACCTTATacgtttaaaatcattttatccaAAAGAATTTAGTCGTTTACCTCGTTCATTAGAAGAGCTTAAGTTCTGGAAAGCTACGGAATTTCGTTCATTTCTACTTTATTCAGGACTAATTGTACTCAGAGGAAAACTAAAAAAGtcattatacaaacattttatgttgCTACACTGTTCAGTTCGACTACTTATGTCGGATGAAACATGTATCACCTACAATGAATTAgccaataaaatgttaagacAATTTGTTACTCAATATTCAGATCTATACGGTGAagaatatataa contains these protein-coding regions:
- the LOC126553503 gene encoding uncharacterized protein LOC126553503 — protein: MSYSGINSELRTNESFRSKKDEDYHKGTSPLEMFPDLNITDAVLLEYMHCVCLGVMKRLLIFWKKGKKTTHFINDDIANEISSDLIRLKSFYPKEFSRLPRSLEELKFWKATEFRSFLLYSGLIVLRGKLKKSLYKHFMLLHCSVRLLMSDETCITYNELANKMLRQFVTQYSDLYGEEYITYNVHGLIHLAQFVKMHGSLDKFSAFKFENCLQIIKSTLKNCRFPLQDVYNRLIEYKNIDVASFVNYPILKKEITYDPLLYCDPTDTLYEAIVLEKWIISTVNNKNMYFMLKNKNIICIKKIVRKAIGNIILEVVKFNSWQCLMNHLILV